Proteins from a single region of Butyrivibrio fibrisolvens:
- the rplL gene encoding 50S ribosomal protein L7/L12, protein MAKLSTQEIIDAIKELSVLELNDLVKACEEEFGVSAAAGVVVAAAGAGAGAAEEQSEFNVELTEVGPNKVKVIKVVREITGLGLKEAKDLVDGAPKMIKEGVEKAEAEDIKAKVEAEGAKVTLK, encoded by the coding sequence ATGGCAAAGTTATCCACACAGGAAATCATTGACGCTATTAAAGAGCTTTCAGTTCTTGAGCTTAACGATCTCGTAAAGGCTTGCGAGGAAGAATTCGGCGTATCAGCAGCAGCTGGTGTTGTTGTAGCAGCAGCAGGCGCTGGCGCAGGTGCTGCAGAAGAGCAGTCTGAGTTCAACGTAGAGCTTACAGAAGTTGGTCCTAACAAGGTTAAGGTTATCAAGGTTGTTCGTGAGATCACAGGTCTTGGTCTCAAGGAAGCTAAGGATCTCGTAGATGGCGCTCCTAAGATGATCAAAGAAGGCGTTGAGAAGGCTGAAGCTGAGGATATCAAGGCTAAGGTTGAGGCTGAAGGCGCTAAGGTTACTCTTAAGTAA
- the rplJ gene encoding 50S ribosomal protein L10 → MAKVEIKQPVVAEISEKIKNAQALVLVDYRGLTVAQDTELRRALRAEGVTYKVYKNTMMKRAFEGTDFAQLDGMLDGPSAAAISETDPAAPARILAEFAKKNPQLEIKGGVCEGRFFDENTIKEIASIPPRDQLLSRLLGSMQSPMANFARVIKQIAEKQPEAATAEAPAAEEAPAAEEAPAAE, encoded by the coding sequence ATGGCAAAGGTTGAAATTAAGCAGCCTGTAGTAGCAGAGATCTCTGAGAAGATCAAAAATGCTCAGGCACTTGTTCTTGTAGATTACCGCGGACTTACAGTTGCTCAGGACACAGAGCTTCGTAGAGCTCTTCGTGCAGAGGGTGTAACTTACAAGGTTTACAAGAACACAATGATGAAGCGTGCATTCGAGGGAACAGATTTTGCTCAGCTCGATGGTATGCTCGACGGACCAAGTGCAGCAGCTATTTCTGAAACAGATCCTGCAGCACCTGCTCGTATTCTTGCAGAGTTCGCTAAGAAGAACCCACAGCTTGAGATCAAGGGTGGTGTTTGCGAAGGCAGATTCTTCGACGAGAACACAATCAAGGAGATCGCTTCTATCCCTCCAAGGGATCAGCTCCTTTCCCGTTTGCTTGGTTCTATGCAGTCACCTATGGCAAACTTCGCTCGCGTTATCAAACAGATCGCAGAGAAGCAGCCTGAGGCAGCTACAGCAGAGGCACCAGCAGCTGAGGAAGCTCCTGCAGCTGAAGAAGCACCTGCAGCAGAATAA